From Streptomyces durmitorensis, a single genomic window includes:
- a CDS encoding DUF501 domain-containing protein encodes METPPPTTPRTEPTDADVEAFKQQLGRPPRGLRAIAHRCPCGQPDVVETAPRLPDGTPFPTTYYLTCPRAASAIGTLEANGVMKEMTERLATDPELAAAYRAAHEDYIARRDAIEVLEGFPSAGGMPDRVKCLHVLVGHSLAAGPGVNPLGDEAIAMLPEWWRKGACVSLPEE; translated from the coding sequence ATGGAAACGCCCCCGCCGACCACCCCGCGCACCGAGCCCACCGACGCCGACGTCGAGGCCTTCAAGCAGCAGCTCGGCCGCCCGCCGCGCGGCCTGCGGGCCATCGCCCACCGCTGCCCGTGCGGGCAGCCGGACGTCGTCGAGACGGCGCCGCGCCTTCCGGACGGGACGCCGTTCCCGACGACGTACTACCTGACGTGCCCCCGCGCGGCCTCCGCGATCGGCACGCTGGAGGCGAACGGCGTCATGAAGGAGATGACCGAGCGCCTCGCGACGGACCCGGAGCTCGCCGCCGCGTACCGCGCGGCGCACGAGGACTACATCGCGCGCCGCGACGCGATCGAGGTCCTGGAGGGCTTCCCGAGTGCGGGCGGCATGCCGGACCGCGTGAAGTGCCTGCACGTCCTGGTCGGCCACTCCCTGGCCGCGGGCCCCGGAGTGAACCCCCTGGGCGACGAGGCGATCGCGATGCTCCCGGAGTGGTGGCGCAAGGGCGCGTGCGTGTCCCTGCCGGAGGAGTAG
- a CDS encoding nucleoside triphosphate pyrophosphohydrolase: MNETTPPADAPGRVILLTTSHRVAPGLLSWPAWQALHEADEVLCADATHPQLPYLHEAGVTVDHASPTAQDLVAACAGDRTVLVIATAEGDRALTDGLARLAGSGRVSMPDLELLPASYDLPGARLLDLVQVMDQIRGECPWSSQQTHKGLAKYAIEEAYELVEAIEEGDREELREELGDVLLQVVFHARIAEDDEDSPFSVDDVAGGIVEKLIHRHPHVFGDDSADTPEDVKAHWLRTKAEEKQRSSLTEGIPLGQPSLALAAKLASRVRTAGLEVSLPSGEGVGYELLALALRAEAAGVDPEAALRGAARAYRDAVRAAEAVGSPSD; this comes from the coding sequence GTGAACGAAACCACGCCCCCGGCCGACGCCCCCGGCCGCGTCATCCTCCTCACCACCAGCCACCGGGTGGCCCCCGGCCTGCTCTCCTGGCCCGCGTGGCAGGCCCTGCACGAGGCCGACGAGGTCCTGTGCGCCGACGCCACGCACCCCCAGCTGCCGTATCTGCACGAGGCGGGTGTGACGGTGGACCACGCCTCACCCACGGCGCAGGACCTGGTGGCGGCGTGCGCAGGCGACCGCACGGTCCTGGTCATCGCCACGGCCGAGGGGGACCGCGCCCTGACGGACGGCCTGGCGAGGCTCGCGGGCTCGGGCCGCGTGTCGATGCCGGACCTGGAGCTGCTCCCGGCTTCGTACGACCTGCCGGGCGCGCGGCTCCTGGACCTGGTCCAGGTCATGGACCAGATCCGGGGCGAGTGCCCCTGGTCGTCCCAGCAGACGCACAAGGGCCTGGCGAAGTACGCGATCGAGGAGGCGTACGAACTGGTCGAGGCGATCGAGGAGGGCGACAGGGAGGAGCTCCGCGAGGAGCTGGGCGACGTCCTGCTCCAGGTGGTCTTCCACGCGCGGATCGCCGAGGACGACGAGGATTCCCCCTTCTCTGTGGACGACGTGGCGGGCGGAATCGTCGAGAAGCTGATCCACCGCCACCCGCACGTCTTCGGCGACGACTCGGCGGACACCCCCGAGGACGTGAAGGCGCACTGGCTCCGCACGAAGGCGGAGGAGAAGCAGCGCTCATCCCTGACAGAGGGAATCCCCCTGGGCCAGCCGAGCCTCGCCCTGGCGGCGAAGCTGGCGTCCCGGGTGCGGACAGCGGGCCTTGAGGTGTCCCTGCCCTCGGGGGAGGGAGTCGGCTACGAACTCCTCGCGCTTGCCCTGCGCGCGGAGGCAGCGGGGGTCGACCCGGAGGCGGCGCTGCGGGGCGCGGCGCGGGCTTATCGGGATGCGGTGCGCGCTGCCGAGGCGGTCGGATCACCTTCCGATTGA
- a CDS encoding cytochrome P450 family protein produces MQDQPPAPAEPSPTEATPAACPAGAPPEAQGSDEAQGPELFTWEFATDPYPAYAWLREHAPVHRTRLPSGVEAWLVTRYVDAKQALADQRLSKNPAHHGEPAHAKSKTGIPGERSANLMTHLLNIDPPDHTRLRRLVSKAFTPRRIAEFAPRVQELTDRLIDQFAEKGEADLIHDFAFPLPIYAICDLLGVPREDQDDFRDWAGMMIRHGGGPRGGVARSVKKMRGYLAELIHRKRLEPGDDLISGLIRASDHGEHLTENEAAAMAFILLFAGFETTVNLIGNGTYALLTHPEQRERLQGSLRDGDTGLLETGLEELLRFDGPVELATWRFATEPLTIGGEDIAAGDPVLVVLAAADRDPERFDRPDTLDLSRRDNQHLGYGHGIHYCLGAPLARLEGQAALATLLRRLPDLRLAVEPGDLRWRGGLIMRGLRTLPVEFTPAQQSKDSTPETTFS; encoded by the coding sequence ATGCAAGACCAGCCGCCCGCCCCCGCAGAGCCGTCCCCCACAGAGGCCACCCCCGCGGCCTGCCCCGCAGGGGCCCCGCCCGAGGCCCAGGGGTCAGACGAGGCCCAGGGGCCAGAGCTCTTCACGTGGGAGTTCGCCACCGACCCCTACCCCGCCTATGCCTGGCTCCGCGAGCACGCCCCCGTGCACAGGACCCGGCTGCCCAGCGGTGTGGAGGCCTGGCTGGTCACCCGGTACGTCGACGCCAAGCAGGCGCTCGCCGACCAGCGGCTCAGCAAGAACCCCGCCCATCACGGCGAGCCCGCGCACGCGAAGAGCAAGACCGGCATCCCGGGCGAACGCAGCGCGAACCTGATGACGCACCTGCTCAACATCGACCCGCCGGACCACACCCGCCTGCGCCGCCTCGTCTCCAAGGCCTTCACGCCCCGCCGTATCGCCGAATTCGCGCCCCGCGTCCAGGAGTTGACCGACCGGCTCATCGACCAGTTCGCGGAGAAGGGGGAAGCCGACCTCATCCACGACTTCGCCTTCCCCCTCCCCATCTACGCCATCTGCGACCTGCTCGGCGTGCCCCGCGAGGACCAGGACGACTTCCGTGACTGGGCGGGGATGATGATCCGCCACGGCGGAGGGCCCAGGGGCGGTGTCGCCCGGTCGGTGAAGAAGATGCGCGGGTACCTCGCCGAGCTGATCCACCGCAAGCGCCTCGAACCCGGCGACGACCTCATCTCCGGGCTCATCCGCGCCTCGGACCACGGTGAGCACCTCACCGAGAACGAGGCCGCCGCGATGGCCTTCATCCTTCTCTTCGCCGGGTTCGAGACCACCGTCAATCTCATCGGCAACGGCACCTACGCCCTCCTCACCCACCCCGAGCAGCGCGAGCGGCTCCAGGGCTCCCTCAGGGACGGCGACACCGGCCTCCTGGAGACCGGTCTTGAGGAGCTCCTCCGCTTCGACGGTCCCGTCGAACTCGCCACGTGGCGGTTCGCCACCGAGCCGCTGACCATCGGAGGGGAGGACATCGCCGCCGGCGACCCCGTCCTCGTCGTCCTCGCCGCCGCCGATCGTGACCCCGAACGCTTCGACCGGCCGGACACGCTCGACCTCTCCCGGCGCGACAACCAACACCTCGGCTACGGCCATGGCATTCATTACTGTCTCGGTGCGCCGCTCGCCCGGCTCGAAGGGCAGGCCGCCCTCGCGACTCTTCTGCGGCGCCTCCCTGACCTGCGACTCGCGGTGGAACCTGGTGATTTGAGATGGCGCGGCGGGCTCATCATGCGCGGACTCCGCACGCTGCCCGTGGAGTTCACACCCGCACAGCAGAGCAAAGATTCGACCCCGGAAACGACGTTTAGCTGA
- the eno gene encoding phosphopyruvate hydratase: protein MLVPSIDVVVAREILDSRGNPTVEVEVGLDDGSTGRAAVPSGASTGAFEAIELRDGDPNRYQGKGVEKAVLAVIEQIGPELVGYDATEQRLIDQAMFDLDATDNKGSLGANAILGVSLAVAHAASEASDLPLFRYLGGPNAHLLPVPMMNILNGGSHADSNVDIQEFMIAPIGAESFSEALRWGTEVYHTLKKVLKDKGLSTGLGDEGGFAPNLDSNRAALDLILEAIKQAGYVPGEQVALALDVAASEFYKDGKYEFEGKSRSAAEMTEYYEELVAAYPLVSIEDPLFEDDWAGWNVITEKLGEKVQLVGDDLFVTNPERLARGIEEKSANALLVKVNQIGSLTETLDAVEMAQRSGFKCMMSHRSGETEDVTIADLAVATNCGQIKTGAPARSERVAKYNQLLRIEEILDDAAVYAGRSAFPRFRFAD, encoded by the coding sequence ATGCTCGTGCCGTCCATCGACGTCGTCGTAGCCCGGGAAATCCTGGACTCCCGAGGCAACCCCACGGTCGAGGTCGAGGTCGGCCTCGACGACGGCAGCACGGGTCGTGCCGCCGTTCCGTCCGGTGCTTCCACCGGTGCTTTCGAGGCCATCGAACTCCGTGACGGTGACCCCAACCGTTACCAGGGCAAGGGCGTGGAGAAGGCCGTCCTCGCCGTCATCGAGCAGATCGGCCCGGAGCTCGTCGGGTACGACGCGACCGAGCAGCGCCTGATCGACCAGGCGATGTTCGACCTCGACGCCACCGACAACAAGGGCTCGCTCGGCGCCAACGCCATCCTCGGCGTCTCGCTCGCCGTCGCGCACGCCGCGTCGGAGGCCTCCGACCTCCCGCTCTTCCGCTACCTCGGCGGCCCGAACGCGCACCTGCTGCCCGTTCCGATGATGAACATCCTGAACGGCGGGTCGCACGCCGACTCGAACGTCGACATCCAGGAGTTCATGATCGCGCCGATCGGCGCCGAGTCGTTCTCCGAGGCCCTGCGCTGGGGCACCGAGGTCTACCACACGCTGAAGAAGGTCCTGAAGGACAAGGGCCTCTCCACCGGCCTGGGCGACGAGGGCGGCTTCGCCCCGAACCTGGACTCCAACCGCGCCGCGCTCGACCTCATCCTCGAGGCCATCAAGCAGGCCGGTTACGTCCCCGGCGAGCAGGTCGCGCTCGCGCTCGACGTCGCCGCGTCCGAGTTCTACAAGGACGGCAAGTACGAGTTCGAGGGCAAGTCCCGCTCGGCCGCCGAGATGACCGAGTACTACGAGGAGCTCGTCGCCGCGTACCCGCTCGTCTCCATCGAGGACCCGCTGTTCGAGGACGACTGGGCCGGCTGGAACGTCATCACCGAGAAGCTCGGCGAGAAGGTCCAGCTCGTGGGCGACGACCTGTTCGTCACCAACCCGGAGCGCCTGGCCCGTGGCATCGAGGAGAAGTCGGCCAACGCCCTCCTGGTGAAGGTCAACCAGATCGGTTCGCTGACCGAGACCCTCGACGCCGTCGAGATGGCCCAGCGCAGCGGCTTCAAGTGCATGATGTCGCACCGCTCCGGTGAGACCGAGGACGTCACCATCGCCGACCTCGCCGTCGCCACCAACTGCGGCCAGATCAAGACCGGCGCCCCGGCCCGCTCCGAGCGCGTCGCCAAGTACAACCAGCTGCTCCGCATCGAGGAGATCCTCGACGACGCGGCCGTCTACGCCGGTCGCAGCGCCTTCCCGCGGTTCCGCTTTGCGGACTAA
- a CDS encoding FtsB family cell division protein, with the protein MAVKDRDRFSTATRLRLLGEQTAERVYRSQTKRQARRSRLTGRAALLALVLCSLVVALAYPIRQYVSQRAEIADQRKEQAERRENVEKLRDEKARWRDDEYAEQRIRDRLHYVMPGETGFTVVDPEAAKKQHTDQGAAARPWYSNVWDGVDKADRPDDDD; encoded by the coding sequence ATGGCCGTGAAGGACCGGGACCGGTTCTCCACCGCGACCAGGCTGCGGCTGCTCGGCGAACAGACCGCGGAGCGTGTCTACCGCTCCCAGACCAAGCGCCAGGCCCGCCGCTCCCGGCTCACGGGACGCGCCGCGCTCCTGGCGCTCGTGCTCTGCTCGCTGGTCGTCGCGCTCGCCTACCCGATAAGGCAGTACGTCTCCCAGCGCGCGGAGATCGCCGATCAGCGCAAGGAGCAGGCCGAGCGCCGCGAGAACGTCGAGAAGCTGCGGGACGAGAAGGCCCGCTGGCGGGACGACGAGTACGCGGAGCAGCGCATCCGGGACCGGCTGCACTATGTGATGCCGGGCGAGACCGGCTTCACGGTGGTCGACCCCGAGGCGGCGAAGAAGCAGCACACCGACCAGGGGGCGGCCGCCAGGCCCTGGTACTCGAACGTCTGGGACGGCGTCGACAAGGCCGACCGCCCGGACGACGACGACTGA
- a CDS encoding transglycosylase family protein, whose translation MISGNGRHRRPRQAPALIVAAGVAGSAIAIPLLGATSASAADTATWDKLAECESGGSWSADAGNGYYGGLQLSQQVWEEYGGLDFAPSADQASRSQQISVAEKVLDDQGISAWPSCAPIAGLTQDGAAADVDPGAPITTVPSDEPSESTEPGDGESAETGEPSASPSESADPSDDTKSSDKPSAKPSEKPDADDETRDKNHDESGEPGKSGESDESGDSGKSGQNDEASPAPGTPAGEGEGRHRGGSADDKASDGATREGSGRHASRGDERQKDGSDGTYTVRSGDSLWGIADDLDVKGGWAELYEENEKSVGSDPDLILPGQSLDLGEK comes from the coding sequence ATGATCTCCGGCAATGGTCGTCACCGACGCCCCCGCCAGGCCCCGGCCCTGATCGTCGCGGCAGGAGTCGCAGGATCGGCCATCGCCATCCCGCTGCTCGGCGCCACCAGTGCGAGCGCGGCGGACACCGCCACGTGGGACAAGCTCGCGGAGTGCGAGAGCGGCGGATCCTGGAGCGCGGACGCCGGCAACGGCTACTACGGCGGGCTCCAGCTCTCGCAGCAGGTCTGGGAGGAGTACGGCGGCCTCGACTTCGCGCCGAGCGCCGACCAGGCCAGCCGTTCGCAGCAGATCTCCGTCGCCGAGAAGGTTCTTGACGACCAGGGGATCAGCGCCTGGCCCAGCTGCGCGCCGATCGCCGGTCTCACCCAGGACGGCGCCGCCGCCGACGTCGACCCCGGCGCCCCGATCACCACGGTGCCGTCGGACGAGCCGTCGGAGTCGACCGAGCCCGGTGACGGTGAGTCGGCCGAGACGGGCGAGCCGAGTGCGTCGCCGAGCGAGTCGGCCGATCCCTCGGACGACACCAAGTCTTCGGACAAGCCCTCGGCGAAGCCTTCCGAGAAGCCCGACGCCGACGACGAGACGCGAGACAAGAATCACGACGAGTCGGGTGAGCCGGGCAAGTCGGGTGAGTCGGATGAGTCCGGCGACTCGGGCAAGTCCGGTCAGAACGACGAGGCTTCACCCGCCCCCGGCACCCCCGCCGGTGAGGGTGAGGGCCGCCACCGCGGCGGCAGCGCGGACGACAAGGCCTCCGACGGCGCCACCCGCGAGGGTTCGGGCCGGCACGCGTCCCGTGGCGACGAGCGTCAGAAGGACGGCTCCGACGGGACGTACACGGTCCGCTCCGGAGACAGCCTCTGGGGCATCGCGGACGACCTCGACGTGAAGGGCGGGTGGGCCGAGCTGTACGAGGAGAACGAGAAGTCGGTCGGCTCCGACCCCGATCTCATCCTTCCCGGTCAGAGCCTCGATTTGGGCGAAAAGTAG
- a CDS encoding type II toxin-antitoxin system Phd/YefM family antitoxin has translation METIGLRELNQNPSKAVARVRAGASILVTDRGKPVLRMVPETEAPGTLQRLLESGDVTAPAEQGMPEVFTDLAPELGSLSDVLLEERDRERRR, from the coding sequence ATGGAAACCATCGGCCTGCGCGAGCTGAACCAGAACCCCTCCAAGGCAGTGGCCCGGGTACGGGCCGGGGCGTCGATACTCGTCACCGACCGGGGCAAGCCGGTCCTGCGCATGGTTCCGGAGACCGAAGCGCCCGGCACGTTGCAGCGCTTGCTCGAATCGGGCGACGTCACCGCGCCCGCCGAGCAGGGCATGCCCGAGGTGTTCACCGATCTCGCACCCGAACTCGGCAGTCTCTCCGACGTCCTGCTCGAAGAGCGCGACAGGGAGCGCCGCCGGTGA
- a CDS encoding type II toxin-antitoxin system VapC family toxin — MIYLDSCVLLKFIKPEKETEALRAWRAGLPDGTELLGSELARLEITRTLYRAGVDHQRVPFFVGQAVRGVYLADVTTTVMARAAAYRTQRLGTLDAIHLASADPFRQDITEFVTYGQELARAAEELGFPVSSPA, encoded by the coding sequence GTGATCTACCTCGACAGTTGTGTGCTCCTGAAGTTCATCAAGCCGGAGAAGGAGACCGAGGCGCTGCGCGCCTGGAGGGCCGGGCTGCCGGACGGGACGGAGCTGCTCGGCAGCGAACTGGCCCGCCTGGAGATCACCCGGACCCTGTATCGCGCGGGCGTCGACCATCAGCGCGTCCCCTTCTTTGTGGGGCAGGCCGTACGCGGTGTCTATCTCGCCGACGTCACCACCACGGTCATGGCGCGGGCCGCCGCCTATCGGACTCAGCGGCTCGGCACGCTCGACGCCATCCACCTGGCGAGTGCGGACCCCTTCCGGCAGGACATCACGGAGTTCGTCACCTACGGCCAGGAACTAGCCCGCGCGGCCGAGGAGCTCGGCTTTCCGGTGAGCTCCCCGGCGTAA
- a CDS encoding NAD(P)/FAD-dependent oxidoreductase, which produces MSTTERPRILVVGGGYVGLYAARRILKKMRYGEATVTVVDPRSYMTYQPFLPEAAAGSISPRHVVVPLRRVLPKAEVLTGRVTTIDQDRKVATIAPLVGEAYELPFDYLVIAMGAVSRTFPIPGLAEQGIGMKGIEEAIGLRNHVLEQLDKADSTTDEDVRRKALTFVFVGGGFAGAETIGEVEDMARDAAKYYNNVKREDMRFVLVDVADKILPEVGPKLGQYGKEHLEGRGVEVYLKTGMDSCVDGHVVLNNGLEVDSSTIVWTAGVKPNPALARFGLPLGPRGHVDTQTTLQVQGTDYIWAAGDNAQVPDMVGRKAGNENAWCPPNAQHALRQAKVLGDNVISGMRGFPQKEYSHANKGAVAGLGLHKGVAMIVMGKMKIKLKGRLAWYMHRAYHGMAMPTFNRKIRVFADWTLAVFLKREVVSLGAMETPREEFYEAAKPAPKPAAAKAEPVAAGSAGSAGSAGSEEKAKAS; this is translated from the coding sequence ATGAGCACCACGGAGCGTCCCAGGATCCTCGTAGTAGGCGGTGGGTACGTAGGCCTGTACGCAGCTCGGCGCATCCTCAAGAAGATGCGCTACGGAGAGGCGACCGTCACGGTCGTCGACCCCCGGTCGTACATGACCTACCAGCCCTTCCTCCCCGAAGCCGCAGCCGGCAGCATTTCGCCTCGGCACGTCGTCGTCCCGCTGCGACGCGTGCTGCCCAAGGCGGAAGTTCTGACCGGCCGGGTCACCACCATCGATCAGGACCGCAAGGTCGCGACGATCGCCCCCCTCGTGGGCGAGGCGTACGAGCTGCCTTTCGACTACCTGGTCATCGCGATGGGCGCGGTCTCCCGCACCTTCCCGATCCCCGGCCTCGCCGAGCAGGGCATCGGCATGAAGGGCATCGAGGAGGCCATCGGCCTGCGCAACCACGTCCTCGAGCAGCTGGACAAGGCTGACTCCACGACGGACGAGGACGTCCGCCGCAAGGCGCTGACCTTCGTCTTCGTCGGCGGTGGCTTCGCGGGTGCGGAGACCATCGGTGAGGTCGAGGACATGGCCCGCGACGCGGCCAAGTACTACAACAACGTGAAGCGCGAGGACATGCGCTTCGTGCTCGTCGACGTCGCGGACAAGATCCTCCCCGAGGTCGGCCCGAAGCTCGGCCAGTACGGCAAGGAGCACCTCGAGGGCCGCGGTGTCGAGGTCTACCTCAAGACCGGCATGGACTCCTGCGTGGACGGCCACGTGGTGCTCAACAACGGCCTTGAGGTCGACTCCAGCACCATCGTGTGGACCGCCGGCGTCAAGCCGAACCCGGCGCTCGCCCGCTTCGGTCTGCCGCTCGGCCCCCGTGGCCACGTCGACACCCAGACGACCCTCCAGGTCCAGGGCACCGACTACATCTGGGCCGCGGGCGACAACGCCCAGGTGCCGGACATGGTCGGCCGCAAGGCCGGCAACGAGAACGCCTGGTGCCCGCCGAACGCCCAGCACGCGCTGCGGCAGGCCAAGGTCCTCGGCGACAACGTGATCTCCGGCATGCGGGGCTTCCCGCAGAAGGAGTACAGCCACGCCAACAAGGGTGCGGTCGCCGGTCTGGGCCTGCACAAGGGCGTCGCGATGATCGTCATGGGCAAGATGAAGATCAAGCTCAAGGGCCGTCTGGCCTGGTACATGCACCGCGCGTACCACGGCATGGCGATGCCGACGTTCAACCGCAAGATCCGTGTCTTCGCCGACTGGACGCTCGCGGTCTTCCTCAAGCGTGAGGTCGTCTCGCTGGGCGCCATGGAGACGCCGCGCGAGGAGTTCTACGAGGCCGCCAAGCCCGCGCCGAAGCCCGCCGCGGCCAAGGCCGAGCCGGTCGCCGCCGGGTCCGCCGGGTCCGCCGGGTCCGCCGGGTCCGAGGAGAAGGCCAAGGCCTCCTGA
- a CDS encoding Ppx/GppA phosphatase family protein encodes MTRVAAIDCGTNSIRLLVADADPQTGELVDLDRRMTIVRLGQGVDKTGRLAPEALERTFAACREYAEVIKSHGAERLRFVATSASRDAENRDDFVRGVLDILGVEPEVISGDQEAEFSFTGATKELAGSDHLAKPYLVVDIGGGSTEFVVGEDHVRAARSVDIGCVRLTERHIRTDPPAPAELDAVRADIEAALDLAEETVPIREARTLVGLAGSVTTVSAVALGLDAYDSEAIHHSRVSYERVSEIVGRLSRATHDERAAIPVMHPGRVDVIVSGALVLLSIMERTGAREVVVSEHDILDGIGWSIA; translated from the coding sequence GTGACCCGCGTAGCTGCCATCGACTGCGGCACGAACTCGATCCGCCTGCTCGTGGCAGACGCGGACCCGCAGACAGGCGAACTCGTCGACCTGGACCGCAGGATGACCATCGTCCGCCTCGGCCAAGGCGTCGACAAGACGGGCCGTCTGGCTCCGGAGGCCCTGGAACGCACCTTCGCGGCCTGCCGCGAGTACGCCGAGGTCATCAAGTCCCACGGCGCCGAACGCCTCCGCTTCGTGGCGACCTCCGCCTCCCGTGACGCCGAGAACCGCGACGACTTCGTACGCGGCGTCCTGGACATCCTCGGCGTCGAGCCGGAGGTCATCAGCGGTGACCAGGAGGCCGAGTTCTCCTTCACGGGCGCGACGAAGGAGCTGGCGGGCAGCGACCACCTCGCCAAGCCCTACCTCGTCGTGGACATCGGCGGCGGCTCCACGGAGTTCGTCGTCGGCGAGGACCACGTCCGTGCCGCCCGCTCCGTCGACATCGGCTGCGTGCGCCTCACGGAGCGGCACATCCGCACCGACCCGCCCGCTCCCGCCGAACTGGACGCCGTACGCGCCGACATCGAGGCCGCGCTCGACCTCGCGGAGGAGACCGTGCCGATCCGCGAGGCGCGGACCCTGGTCGGCCTCGCGGGCTCGGTGACCACCGTGTCCGCCGTCGCGCTCGGCCTCGACGCGTACGACTCCGAGGCGATCCACCACTCCCGTGTCTCGTACGAGCGGGTCAGCGAGATCGTCGGACGCCTGAGCCGGGCCACGCACGACGAGCGCGCCGCGATCCCGGTGATGCATCCGGGGCGCGTGGACGTCATCGTCTCGGGCGCGCTCGTGCTTCTTTCGATCATGGAAAGGACCGGGGCCCGGGAGGTCGTCGTCAGCGAGCACGACATCCTCGACGGCATCGGCTGGTCGATCGCCTGA
- a CDS encoding transglycosylase family protein, with product MLFSSKGKHRRPSKATRVATLAGVTGVAVAAPLMAAGSASAATNSEWDAVAQCESGGNWSINTGNGYTGGLQFSSSTWAAYGGTKYAPTADKASKAQQIEIGEKVLAGQGKGAWPSCGVGLSGASNEGGGAQESAPQQTQPQEQPKSQPSAQTEQPQQAAPKAEAPKTESKKTVETPTGKKVKKGDGEYKVKKGDTLSKIAEAKDVKGGWHKVYKLNGDIIDNADMIYPGQQLHLS from the coding sequence ATGCTGTTTTCCAGCAAGGGCAAGCACCGCCGCCCGTCCAAGGCCACCCGTGTCGCCACGCTCGCCGGCGTCACCGGTGTAGCGGTCGCCGCCCCGCTGATGGCGGCCGGCTCGGCCTCCGCCGCGACCAACTCCGAGTGGGACGCCGTCGCCCAGTGCGAGTCGGGCGGCAACTGGTCCATCAACACCGGCAACGGCTACACGGGCGGACTGCAGTTCTCGTCCTCCACCTGGGCCGCGTACGGCGGTACGAAGTACGCGCCCACCGCCGACAAGGCCTCCAAGGCCCAGCAGATCGAGATCGGCGAGAAGGTCCTCGCGGGTCAGGGCAAGGGTGCCTGGCCGAGCTGCGGCGTCGGCCTCTCGGGCGCCTCCAACGAGGGTGGCGGTGCGCAGGAGAGCGCCCCGCAGCAGACCCAGCCCCAGGAGCAGCCGAAGAGCCAGCCCAGCGCCCAGACCGAGCAGCCGCAGCAGGCCGCTCCGAAGGCCGAGGCCCCCAAGACCGAGTCCAAGAAGACCGTCGAGACCCCGACCGGCAAGAAGGTCAAGAAGGGCGACGGCGAGTACAAGGTCAAGAAGGGTGACACCCTCTCCAAGATCGCCGAGGCGAAGGACGTCAAGGGCGGCTGGCACAAGGTGTACAAGCTCAACGGCGACATCATCGACAACGCCGACATGATCTACCCGGGCCAGCAGCTCCACCTCAGCTAA